Proteins found in one Aspergillus puulaauensis MK2 DNA, chromosome 8, nearly complete sequence genomic segment:
- a CDS encoding uncharacterized protein (COG:S;~EggNog:ENOG410PIKI) yields MGFKYRPDQCDAAIDGEAIPDKLGGCHILCLIRGIRYHPGFATELQEQSHRKIITRAFNARSIMSNVIPDMTAPDDMPYCIWYPDIATEETYRKLAARYPQVRYQVGRACAVAGYVDLYKELNLLPDVHIAEEARNNRCTEIHDLIMGAEAKYDVMNDYNRTVNLENPPKSYLNGDTQVRSLLEVKHAHEKDWQFGDNLWYFNITEDMNIDSYTTYGDEAITEDVTPFLYAPLPVDLPTVNKDLLILTAAYYGDIDRYVRLRRPMMIYRENVCVVRGIFHNTMFAKWWSLQDLTNIPVSSQIEAAISARFIMNNDLSYVLAHPRAAPDCIWYPNVASWSTYLELAKRIPEMAGTVARACIVANLAATYRDLPDFKPSWEMVLEAKECPNPFFLEDLKRRAVEHGIDPDCSWPQNEPWRWDPIGCTVRQVGLQRPSLSLYSKVDARYVVADTDYTSIYNGYCCSISQVEAFVCAPEEWRNKGLRDIEDLYKDAALLDKFQQMGL; encoded by the coding sequence ATGGGGTTCAAATACAGGCCAGACCAATGCGATGCCGCGATTGATGGTGAAGCAATCCCCGACAAGCTGGGCGGCTGCCATATTCTTTGCCTCATAAGGGGCATTCGATACCATCCCGGCTTCGCGACCGAACTGCAAGAGCAGTCACACAGGAAGATTATCACCAGGGCATTTAATGCACGCAGTATCATGAGCAACGTCATTCCTGACATGACTGCCCCTGACGATATGCCCTACTGCATCTGGTACCCCGATATTGCGACTGAGGAAACATATCGCAAGCTGGCGGCCCGGTACCCCCAGGTGCGTTACCAAGTCGGGCGTGCCTGTGCTGTTGCGGGTTATGTGGATTTATACAAGGAGCTGAACTTGCTTCCAGACGTGCACATTGCTGAAGAAGCGCGCAACAACAGATGCACCGAGATCCATGACTTGATCATGGGTGCTGAAGCAAAGTACGATGTGATGAATGATTACAATCGTACCGTCAACCTGGAAAATCCACCGAAGTCCTACCTTAATGGCGACACACAGGTACGCTCCTTGTTGGAAGTCAAGCACGCGCATGAGAAAGATTGGCAATTCGGGGACAATCTCTGGTACTTTAATATCACCGAAGACATGAATATTGATTCGTACACCACATATGGCGACGAGGCCATTACGGAGGATGTCACACCGTTCCTCTACGCCCCTCTCCCAGTCGACTTGCCCACTGTCAACAAAGACCTCCTCATTCTAACAGCAGCATACTATGGCGACATCGATCGGTATGTCCGACTGCGGCGCCCAATGATGATATATCGTGAGAACGTATGCGTTGTCCGCGGCATATTCCACAACACCATGTTTGCCAAATGGTGGTCGCTGCAAGACCTCACGAACATACCGGTATCTAGTCAGATCGAGGCCGCCATATCCGCACGCTTCATCATGAACAATGACCTTTCGTATGTACTCGCACATCCCAGAGCGGCCCCCGACTGTATCTGGTATCCAAACGTGGCGAGCTGGTCTACCTATTTGGAACTTGCCAAAAGAATCCCAGAAATGGCCGGTACAGTTGCCCGCGCATGCATTGTGGCGAACCTGGCGGCGACCTATCGAGATTTGCCGGATTTCAAGCCCAGCTGGGAAATGGTTCTTGAAGCGAAAGAATGTCCGAATCCCTTTTTCTTGGAAGACTTGAAGCGACGTGCGGTTGAACATGGTATTGATCCCGATTGTTCCTGGCCTCAGAATGAACCTTGGAGGTGGGATCCCATTGGGTGTACTGTGAGACAAGTAGGGCTTCAGAgaccatctctctctctctacaGCAAGGTCGATGCACGGTATGTGGTCGCGGATACAGACTATACCTCTATTTACAATGGGTACTGCTGCTCCATCAGCCAGGTGGAGGCGTTTGTGTGTGCTCCAGAGGAGTGGAGGAACAAAGGTCTACGGGACATTGAGGATCTATACAAGGATGCTGCCCTGCTGGATAAGTTTCAACAAATGGGCCTGTAG
- a CDS encoding NADH dehydrogenase [ubiquinone] 1 beta subcomplex subunit 3 (COG:C;~EggNog:ENOG410PS9B;~InterPro:IPR012576;~PFAM:PF08122;~go_component: GO:0005739 - mitochondrion [Evidence IEA];~go_process: GO:0022900 - electron transport chain [Evidence IEA]), whose product MPSNNPTGFNINEFKAAASPRSVYAKRDPWARYEAWRYTGPFSRINRFKNIFPGLGIATVAFAGYCAYEHFFLKDDHHHGDAHHGEGHH is encoded by the exons ATGCCTTCCAACAACCCCACCGGTTTCAACATCAACGAGTTCAAGGCCGCCGCTTCGCCTCGGTCGGTTTATGCTAAGAGGGATCCCTGGGCCCGATA TGAGGCGTGGAGATACACCGGCCCCTTCAGCCGAATTAACCGATTCAAGAACATCTTCCCGGGCTTGGGTATCGCGACCGTTGCGTTCGCCGGCTACTGCGCATACGAGCACTTCTTTCTGAAagacgaccaccaccacggcgATGCCCACCACGGTGAAGGCCACCACTAA
- a CDS encoding Dabb family protein (COG:S;~EggNog:ENOG410PX9Z;~InterPro:IPR011008,IPR013097;~PFAM:PF07876), whose product MTLIHIVLFKFRPGISDEQKNAFIRELKTLKNLPSVKNGRLIVGSPSVTDPIERSKGFQIALVSYHEDLAALAEYQASEEHHRVTSTYFIPYREDLVRFDFEVDAEDEYMCQFPLLT is encoded by the exons ATGACTCTAATTCATATTG TCCTTTTCAAATTCCGCCCTGGAATTAGCGATGAACAGAAGAATGCATTTATTCGAGAACTGAAGACATTGAAAAACCTCCCCTCCGTCAAAAACGGACGGCTCATTGTTGGGAGCCCCAGTGTTACGGACCCCATTGAACGCAGCAAGGGCTTCCAGATTGCTCTTGTGAGCTACCATGAGGATTTGGCAGCATTGGCGGAATATCAAGCGAGTGAAGAGCATCACCG CGTGACTTCTACGTACTTTATTCCCTACCGAGAGGACCTGGTCCGGTTTGATTTCGAGGtggatgctgaggatgaaTATATGTGCCAATTTCCTTTGTTAACCTAG
- a CDS encoding uncharacterized protein (COG:I;~EggNog:ENOG410PJYK;~InterPro:IPR015943,IPR001680,IPR036322,IPR017986;~PFAM:PF00400;~go_function: GO:0005515 - protein binding [Evidence IEA]) yields the protein MSSSNPNRPNEEEDAFIGDDEAEEVFTRDEDHPMDSDGEGDAGGDQEMGYEQEEIELQNDSAAHFDTHTDSIFCIAQHPIHSAIVVTGSGDDTAYLFDSTPNAERPVLPASYESDPQPRKERDSLKPLVKMDGHSDSVNAIAFTEPRGEYVVTAGLDGKLRAWRDTTKNLDGTAWGFVGEVQEVEEINWVAVCPAGNGDEEKGNVVALGGNDGSAWVFRINHKDASEPVSIVQSFFQHTAPCTAGAWTPDGNLLATVSEDGSFYVYDVFGAAAAAGVSYSAGTSAVVGMTAEDQRFAVEGGLYSVAIAPGGGFAAVGGAGGHIKIVGLPRLGSSGSAGPGAGAGASSKTKGRSAAQTSAATAGTLLASLQPQSDGVETLSFSAPPLTLLAAGSVDGSVALFDTAHRFAVRRHIREAHEGAVVKVEFLQSRSAAAPSVRPSPLAPGTTAHRSYLLTSVGIDGVVRRWDARGGTTAAGQGMLNEWKGHLGLTENEDGEQAGGIMGFVQGFDGKRVVTAGDDGISLVFEE from the coding sequence ATgtcctcctcaaaccccaacCGCCccaacgaagaagaggacgccttcatcggcgacgacgaagcagaagaagtcTTCACCCGCGATGAAGACCACCCGATGGACTcagacggcgagggcgatgCGGGCGGCGACCAGGAAATGGGCTACGagcaagaagaaatcgagcTGCAGAACGACTCGGCAGCACACTTCGACACCCACACCGATTCGATCTTCTGCATCGCGCAGCACCCAATTCACAGCGCCATTGTCGTGACGGGCTCTGGCGACGACACCGCGTACTTATTTGACTCGACGCCGAACGCGGAGCGGCCGGTGTTGCCGGCGAGCTATGAGAGTGACCCGCAGCCGCGCAAGGAGCGGGACTCGCTGAAGCCTTTGGTGAAAATGGATGGGCATAGCGATAGTGTGAATGCGATTGCGTTCACGGAGCCGCGTGGGGAGTATGTGGTTACGGCggggctggatgggaagTTGAGGGCTTGGAGGGATACGACGAAGAATCTGGATGGTACGGCGTGGGGGTTTGTAGGTGAGGtgcaggaggtggaggagattAACTGGGTTGCTGTTTGTCCTGCGggcaatggcgatgaggagaaaGGGAATGTAGTTGCGCTTGGTGGAAACGATGGTAGTGCGTGGGTGTTCCGGATTAACCATAAGGATGCGTCGGAGCCTGTTTCGATTGTGCAGAGTTTCTTTCAACATACGGCCCCTTGTACGGCTGGTGCGTGGACGCCTGATGGCAACTTGCTTGCAACGGTTTCCGAGGATGGAAGCTTCTATGTTTATGATGTGTTTGGAGCCGCGGCCGCGGCAGGCGTGTCATACTCTGCTGGAACAagtgctgttgttgggatGACGGCGGAGGATCAACGGTTTGCTGTCGAGGGTGGTCTGTATTCCGTTGCGATTGCGCCAGGTGGTGGATTTGCGGCCGTCGGAGGTGCCGGGGGGCACATCAAGATTGTTGGTCTTCCTCGACTCGGATCTAGTGGTTCAGCTGGGCCCGGTGCAGGTGCCGGTGCATCATCAAAGACGAAGGGCAGATCAGCTGCACAGACATCTGCCGCGACAGCGGGTACGCTTCTCGCGTCACTCCAGCCGCAATCCGACGGCGTCGAGACCCTCTCATTCTCTGCGCCTCCGTTGACTCTCCTCGCGGCTGGCTCGGTGGACGGCTCAGTTGCCCTGTTTGACACAGCCCACCGGTTCGCTGTTCGCCGGCACATTCGGGAGGCGCACGAGGGTGCTGTCGTCAAGGTCGAATTCTTGCAGAGCCGTTCAGCGGCTGCCCCTTCGGTTCGCCCGAGTCCCTTAGCCCCAGGCACTACAGCCCACCGATCATACCTCCTTACGTCCGTTGGCATTGATGGCGTCGTCAGGCGGTGGGATGCTCGTGGTGGAACCACTGCAGCTGGTCAGGGAATGCTGAACGAATGGAAGGGCCACTTGGGGCTCACGGAGAACGAAGACGGAGAGCAGGCCGGTGGAATCATGGGCTTTGTTCAAGGTTTTGATGGCAAGAGGGTTGTCACAGCCGGTGATGACGGCATTTCATTGGTTTTCGAAGAGTAG
- a CDS encoding CCR4-NOT core DEDD family RNase subunit POP2 (BUSCO:EOG09262K67;~COG:A;~EggNog:ENOG410PHN6;~InterPro:IPR036397,IPR039637,IPR012337,IPR006941;~go_component: GO:0030014 - CCR4-NOT complex [Evidence IEA];~go_function: GO:0003676 - nucleic acid binding [Evidence IEA];~go_function: GO:0004535 - poly(A)-specific ribonuclease activity [Evidence IEA]) → MPPPVGRYGPTGLTGPYSHLAQQAHLQQQQQPQHHPPHAQSSNTALPPPSLGGHPGFATGNPNTNINPFTLSGAGVGNGMSVAGFGGSADGGGTGLASHAAQMGFARGAQMQQQQLHQAHDGRFTLEGKAGGVKTRIRDVWKHNLAQEMAVLRQLVEKYPYISMDTEFPGIVARPIGAFTNKADYHYQTLRCNVDLLKMIQLGITLFSSTGEVPPPDATDANGQPLGNGLVPAPCTWQFNFRFSLEEDMYAQESTAMLAKAGIDFSTHDKNGIDPLEFGALLISSGLVLLDDVHWVSFHSGYDFGYLMKIMLCQELPENEEEFHKLLNIFFPSLYDIKYLMKHAGRNQAVNDSPLTPAAVQILTNLGQKSGLQDIADELGVKRVGIAHQAGSDSLVTGEIYWKMRQLVFNGKIDDSKYSGQIWGLNGQMPALTYHINPHQTPNLNGATIYSAAGTPSTPNAGVQTPQHHTPGALTPGATGGVLGQFQMAKS, encoded by the exons ATGCCCCCTCCCGTTGGCAGATATGGGCCTACCGGTCTAACCGGGCCCTATTCGCATCTAGCACAGCAAGCTCacctccagcaacagcagcaaccgcAGCATCACCCGCCACACGCTCAGTCGAGCAACACAGCTTTGCCGCCGCCCTCCCTTGGTGGCCATCCAGGCTTCGCTACGGGGAATCCGAACACGAATATCAATCCGTTCACGTTATCTGGTGCCGGTGTTGGCAATGGAATGTCCGTTGCGGGATTCGGAGGCTctgcagatggaggaggaacaGGACTCGCGAGCCACGCAGCTCAAATGGGATTTGCAAGAGGCGCGCAGatgcaacagcagcaattgCACCAGGCGCACGACGGGCGATTCACGCTTGAAGGGAAAGCTGGTGGTGTGAAGACGCGGATACGCGATGTTTGGAAACACAATCTTGCACAGGAGATGGCCGTTTTGAGACAGCTTGTCGAGAAATATCCCTACATAAGCATG GACACTGAGTTCCCCGGTATTGTCGCCCGTCCGATTGGAGCGTTTACGAACAAGGCAGACTACCACTACCAAACTTTAAGATGTAACGTCGACCTGTTGAAGATGATACAACTCGGGATTACACTCTTCTCATCCACGGGTGAGGTTCCGCCCCCGGATGCCACCGATGCGAACGGACAACCCTTGGGCAATGGCTTAGTACCCGCCCCTTGCACATGGCAGTTCAACTTCCGGTTCTCGCTGGAGGAAGACATGTACGCCCAAGAGTCAACAGCCATGTTGGCTAAGGCTGGTATCGATTTTTCTACACATGACAAGAACGGTATCGACCCGCTTGAATTTGGAGCTCTGCTGATAAGTTCTGGATTGGTATTACTGGATGATGTTCACTGGGTTTCATTCCATTCCGGATATGATTTTGGATACTTGATGAAGATCATGCTTTGCCAAGAACTTCCAGAGAACGAAGAGGAATTCCATAAGCTCCTTaacatcttcttcccatcaTTATACGACATTAAGTATTTGATGAAACACGCAGGACGCAACCAAGCGGTCAACGACTCCCCATTAACACCAGCCGCCGTTCAGATCCTTACAAATCTTGGCCAAAAGTCCGGGCTTCAGGACATTGCAGACGAGCTTGGAGTGAAGCGGGTCGGTATCGCACATCAAGCCGGCTCCGACTCCCTCGTAACGGGTGAGATCTACTGGAAAATGCGCCAACTCGTCTTCAACGGCAAGATCGACGATTCCAAATATTCTGGGCAAATATGGGGCTTGAATGGCCAAATGCCAGCATTGACATACCATATCAACCCGCATCAAACACCAAACCTCAACGGCGCCACAATATACTCAGCTGCTGGTACGCCGAGCACCCCAAATGCTGGCGTTCAAACCCCTCAACATCACACACCCGGTGCGCTGACACCTGGAGCTACAGGCGGAGTCCTAGGACAATTTCAAATGGCGAAGTCATGA
- a CDS encoding acyl--CoA ligase (COG:I;~EggNog:ENOG410PKMK;~InterPro:IPR000873,IPR025110,IPR020845;~PFAM:PF00501,PF13193), producing MVFKPAAVAGTVPPIPDNIPISEFMLTEGNGRYSLSKARHPFTCGLTGKTYSTLEVKERVDYMSRALAKLLGWEPNSGTEWDKTLCVFSLNTVDTLPLAWATHSLGGIVSPANAAYSAEELRHQLLDAKPKALFTCVPLLSTALEAASAAGFPKERIYLIDVLPESGKIPTEYKTLSQLVEAGKSLPKVEKVSWRAGEAARRTAFLCYSSGTSGLPKGVMISHRNVIANVLQIAAFEKTWRDKQKTADGNYYTDVLLGLLPQSHIYGLVVMCHAGPFRGDQVIVLPKFELRTYMAAVQNFKISTLFVVPPIIINMLRSPEICGQYDFSSARSLFTGAAPLGKETALEFQKAYPNVAIRQAYGLTETSTVVTATHFDDIVFGSSGWIVPGAEARIVTPDGKEVTSYDTPGELWIRSPSVVLGYLNNEKATKETFSDGWMHTGDEAIIRKSPRGIEHVYIVDRIKELIKVKGHQVAPAELEAHLLTHPAVADCTVIAIPDDSAGEIPKAIVAKSPEAGPDDEATIKSIIKYVQDHKARHKWLKGGVRFIDAIPKSPSGKILRRLIRDQEAAMRRQAGAKL from the exons ATGGTCTTCAAACCCGCTGCTGTCGCTGGCACAGTGCCTCCAATCCCGGACAACATCCCCATTAGCGAGTTCATGCTCACAGAAGGAAATGGCCGCTATTCCTTGTCCAAGGCGAGACACCCATTCACATGCGGTCTCACCGGGAAAACATATTCCACGCTTGAAGTGAAGGAGCGGGTGGATTACATGTCGCGTGCGCTCGCGAAGCTACTTGGCTGGGAGCCCAACAGCGGCACCGAATGGGACAAGACACTTTGCGTGTTCAGCTTGAACACA GTTGACACACTACCCCTAGCGTGGGCGACGCACTCGCTAGGCGGCATCGTCTCCCCCGCTAACGCTGCGTACTCCGCAGAGGAGCTGCGACACCAGCTCCTTGACGCAAAGCCGAAGGCCTTGTTTACTTGCGTCCCGCTTCTTTCCACGGCGTTGGAAGCGGCCTCCGCGGCGGGTTTCCCAAAGGAGCGCATCTATTTGATCGATGTTCTACCGGAAAGCGGGAAGATTCCGACGGAGTACAAAACGCTCTCGCAGCTTGTTGAGGCAGGGAAATCGCTGCCGAAGGTGGAGAAGGTTAGCTGGCGTGCCGGAGAGGCCGCGCGCCGGACAGCGTTTTTGTGCTACTCTAGTGGAACGTCGGGGTTGCCG AAAGGAGTGATGATCTCTCACCGGAATGTTATCGCGAATGTTCTACAGATAGCAGCTTTTGAGAAAACCTGGCGCGACAAGCAAAAGACTGCCGACGGCAACTACTATACCGATGTCTTGCTCGGACTTCTTCCGCAGAGTCACATCTACGGATTGGTCGTCATGTGCCATGCCGGTCCATTTAGGGGTGATCAGGTTATAGTCCTCCCCAAGTTCGAGCTACGGACGTATATGGCGGCTGTTCAGAACTTCAAGATCTCGACTTTGTTCGTG GTGCCACCAATCATTATCAACATGCTTCGGAGTCCGGAAATCTGCGGCCAATATGACTTTAGCTCCGCGAGATCGCTTTTCACTGGCGCGGCACCCCTCGGTAAAGAAACTGCTCTCGAATTCCAGAAGGCATATCCGAATGTCGCAATCCGACAGGCATACG GTCTTACCGAGACCTCAACTGTCGTTACCGCTACACACTTTGATGATATCGTTTTTGGATCTTCTGGCTGGATCGTGCCTGGGGCCGAGGCCCGTATCGTCACCCCTGATGGTAAGGAAGTGACTAGCTACGACACCCCCGGTGAGCTTTGGATCCGAAGCCCGAGTGTCGTCTTAGGCTACCTCAACAATGAGAAGGCCACGAAGGAGACGTTCTCCGACGGATGGATGCACACCGGTGACGAAGCCATTATCCGGAAGAGCCCCAGGGGCATCGAGCACGTGTACATTGTCGACCGCATCAAGGAATTGATCAAGGTTAAG GGTCACCAAGTCGCACCAGCCGAGCTTGAAGCTCACCTTCTCACCCACCCGGCTGTTGCTGACTGCActgtcatcgccatcccTGATGATTCCGCGGGTGAAATCCCCAAGGCCATTGTGGCTAAATCGCCCGAGGCAGGCCCAGACGACGAGGCAACAATTAAGTCCATCATCAAATACGTACAGGACCACAAGGCGCGACACAAGTGGTTAAAGGGTGGTGTGCGGTTTATCGACGCTATCCCCAAGAGTCCTAGTGGGAAGATCCTGCGCCGACTCATTAGAGACCAGGAGGCGGCGATGCGCAGACAGGCTGGGGCCAAACTGTAA
- a CDS encoding uncharacterized protein (COG:S;~EggNog:ENOG410PQ8T;~InterPro:IPR001810,IPR032675;~PFAM:PF12937;~go_function: GO:0005515 - protein binding [Evidence IEA]): MELEHLPTEILHHICLFVRDDSFHDLSSLSRTSRTLFSIAAPVFYRNLIVHWNAEQKDGPEMAVAELHKAGLGRHYLKYARQLDILCYDTMTESIPQSTTNVSLKFSSHRVEFTSETFLGAYLTEPLEPGLEHLWVPMIREYGRTQNWVTPLVVMLKNMDKLIEFNYHLKSSFPESIFDCIKGHHPSSRLNILGCQFVALNEHDSRPPIGFEYISYREPIQASIFDSPTLETFTLYYPWKIQGVPPQYVHDEYFLTLARVPNLKHLRIWNVSTMEVIAKAGPETKQILGHLDRTTSASTLESLVFFGGCYQSCERIILRISRIFDLSRLRSLEIPLTEDMTLLGKVAPILHSIERLSAMRHQDNPEDLHIFRDESRAVEAILSFRPLKDLRIQVIRSFDALHTILLHHGGSLRSLIIEPSGTLHDAQDRADGGYKFPRLDCHRIRELARLCPNIAELHLQITRSAGDTDEYDAYRALGEFAFLHTLFIDLQCDPRQEPLDVDAELPYEQIFMNAATDEVLAIAIWDTIASHKIGKKLTNLRCTPFGQPFYSTTLDYVLSILGKSMLIKRQDSQGPNSLEVTAIGEAQRCRRVKGYLWDIGEYVDSEEGETEDEENIIPVLDEEIGDALSHIWPGCWRTTWHSFPQVENGYGI, translated from the exons ATGGAGCTGGAACACCTTCCCACTGAGATCTTGCACCATATTTGCCTCTTC GTTCGAGATGATTCCTTCCATGACCTTTCTTCCTTGAGCCGGACGAGTCGAACGTTGTTCTCGATTGCCGCACCAGTATTTTACAGAAATCTTATTGTACATTGGAACGCTGAACAGAAAGATGGCCCTGAGATGGCAGTTGCGGAGCTGCATAAGGCTGGGCTCGGCCGCCATTATCTCAAATACGCGAGACAGCTCGATATTTTGTGCTATGATACAATGACGGAAAGTATTCCACAATCAACAACAAATGTGTCTTTAAAATTCAGCAGTCATCGTGTCGAGTTTACTAGCGAAACATTTTTGGGCGCATATTTGACTGAACCCTTAGAGCCTGGTCTTGAACACCTTTGGGTGCCAATGATCCGAGAATATGGCAGAACCCAGAACTGGGTGACACCTCTCGTGGTCATGTTGAAGAATATGGACAAGCTGATCGAATTTAACTACCATCTGAAAAGCTCCTTTCCAGAGAGTATTTTCGATTGCATTAAAGGTCATCACCCTTCCTCGAGATTGAATATCTTGGGATGCCAGTTTGTGGCCCTCAACGAACATGATTCCAGACCCCCGATAGGCTTCGAGTACATCAGCTACAGAGAGCCCATCCAAGCTTCCATATTTGACTCCCCGACTCTCGAAACTTTCACACTGTATTATCCCTGGAAAATTCAAGGTGTTCCCCCACAATATGTGCACGATGAATATTTCTTGACCCTTGCTCGAGTTCCGAATTTGAAGCATCTCCGGATTTGGAATGTTTCCACCATGGAAGTCATTGCTAAGGCTGGACCGGAGACAAAACAAATTCTTGGTCATCTTGATCGGACAACATCAGCTTCGACCCTTGAGTCTCTCGTCTTTTTCGGTGGATGTTACCAATCGTGTGAGCGTATTATCCTCAGAATATCGCGCATCTTTGATCTTTCGCGCCTTCGATCATTGGAGATACCCCTGACAGAGGATATGACTCTCCTAGGGAAAGTAGCCCCAATCCTGCATAGCATAGAGCGCCTCTCCGCCATGCGCCATCAAGACAACCCAGAAGATCTACATATTTTTCGCGATGAGAGTCGTGCTGTCGAAGCAATCCTGTCATTCAGGCCATTAAAGGATCTTCGAATTCAAGTTATTAGAAGTTTTGATGCGCTCCATACAATCCTTCTGCACCATGGAGGATCTTTGCGGAGTTTAATCATAGAGCCAAGCGGTACTTTACACGACGCTCAGGATAGAGCTGATGGAGGCTATAAGTTTCCTCGACTGGATTGCCATAGAATTCGTGAATTGGCACGCCTGTGCCCAAATATCGCAGAACTACACCTACAAATAACGCGGTCAGCAGGTGACACCGATGAATATGACGCGTATAGAGCACTTGGTGAATTTGCCTTTCTCCATACTCTTTTCATTGATCTGCAATGTGATCCCCGACAAGAACCCCTTGATGTCGATGCAGAGCTCCCGTATGAGCAAATTTTCATGAATGCAGCAACCGATGAGGTTCTGGCAATAGCCATCTGGGATACCATCGCCTCTCATAAGATCGGCAAAAAGCTGACGAATTTGCGTTGTACACCATTTGGGCAGCCCTTTTATTCCACGACCTTGGATTATGttctttccatcctcggTAAATCAATGCTTATCAAACGACAGGATTCTCAAGGGCCCAATTCCTTGGAAGTAACTGCGATTGGCGAGGCTCAACGATGTCGGCGGGTCAAGGGGTATCTGTGGGATATCGGTGAGTATGTAGATTCCGAAGAGGGTGAGactgaagacgaggaaaacaTTATTCCAgtcctggatgaggagatcgGGGATGCTCTCTCCCACATTTGGCCCGGGTGTTGGAGGACTACTTGGCATAGCTTTCCTCAGGTTGAAAATGGTTACGGTATATGA